In Chionomys nivalis chromosome 21, mChiNiv1.1, whole genome shotgun sequence, the genomic window AGTAAACTGTTTCTCGAAAGTACACTTTACATAAATCAACTAACAAACTCATTTTAGATGTCCAAAGCATAATCTACTTGATTATTACAAGCAGTTTTGGTAAGGAATCAATAATTCCTAGGAACTGTTTGGGTAGTTTATTTctgtaaaataattatatatgagTTTTACTTGGAAAAGAAGCAGTTTATCAGTGGTAACTATTACTTACTGACTCATTACTAAGTGTTTTCTAACTACTCCAATATAGTACAAAGTAAGACTCACGTTAGAAATGATGCAGCCAAGACCCCAGTCTTTCTGTTTCAGATGCTGCTATTTAAGAGGTATTAGTTGACATAATTGAACATGACAAACTTGAGTAGATCAATAAtactataattataaaataagttttaaaacatgGTATTTATTTGTCATTTAGTATCGAATATGTTGATTATCATAATGATGAACATTACTTTTAAACTCATAACAATGGGGATATAAAGATGTGACTAAAACTTTCACAAGTGCAAAAAAGAAGTAGTGGAGTTAAAAATTCCAAGGCTGTAGTCATTCTAACTTCCCCTCTGTTGGCTACAATACAATTGCTACAATTGATGGTGGGGTTTGCTGTAAAAGTGAAAACAGTTGCTTTTTAGGATTATTAGAATATTTGTGAGAAGGGACAAACTGTGGAGAATTATAGTGTTTGTTCATatgcaaaagagaaataaaagaagggaaaagagaatccAGAGTGTCAGAAGCAGAACAGTCGTGGACTTAGATGGGTATAAGGAAATGTTGCCTCTCCTGGGCCCCAGAGCATCCTGGGAAGAGATTGAGAAGACTAACCCGAGGCCCAGGGCAATGCAGCACTGACAATGCTTACAGTGAGCTGAGCTTCAAAGCCTGAGAGGACTATGGTGCAGAACTATATGACAATATGTAGTCATAAAATCGGTGTCACTACACGCTTTGCTTCATTTGCACACTTCAGAGCCTCTTTTGAAGAGCCGTCCCAGAGCCCCTTTCACCTCCTTATTTCTCAGGGTGTAGATGAGGGGATTAAGGGCCGGTGTCATGACAGTATAGAAGAGGGAGATGAACTTCCCATGGGTGTGGGCATATGAACTGTTCGGCTGGATGTAGATGGCAGTGATGCTTCCGTAGAAGAGGGACACCACCATCAAGTGGGAGCCACATGTGCCCAGGGCTCTGTGCCAAGCCTGGGCTGACTTGATTCTCATAACTGTCTTGACTAGGTATCCATAAGATGTCAGTATCAGTGCTAAGGGTAAAAGCAGCAAGACCAATGAGGCCACAAAGAGCTGGACCTCGTTGGCATGAATGTCCACACAGGCAAGCTTGATCATGGAGGGGACCTCACAGAAGAAATGGTGCAGCCATAGGTGACCACAACGGGGAAGCCAAAGAGTGACTGTTCCCTGGATGAGAGCATTTCCTATTCCACTGATCCATGAGATTCCTGCTAGAGCCCGACAGAGCTGTGGATTCATCACAGCTACATAGTGGAGAGGTTTGCAAACAGCAGCATAGCGGTCAAAAGCCATTACTGCCAGAAGAATACACTCAGTAGAgcccagagtcagagagacataaAGCTGCACGGCACAGCCCACAACCGTGATCGTCTTGGCTGGTCCTTTCAGGTTCCACAGCAGTTGGGGAACAATACTGGTGGTGAAACAGATGTCCACAAGGGAGAGGTGAGTAAGAAAAAAGTACATCGGGGTTTTGAGTTTAGGATCTATTGAAGAGATCAGAATAATTATTGCATTTCCCACCAGAGTGAGAAGATATGAAATTAGAATAACTATGAAGAGCCTTCTTTCCAGCTCTGGCTGGTCTGAGAAACCCATCAGAATGAAGTCACCATTGACGCTGCTGTTAATCATCTCTGCCACCTGGTGTAGACAAGGTGGAGAACATTGCAAATTAAGGGAAAGTCATAATATCAAAGtccataaaataattcaaaatgctGACACTGAAGAAATTTGCAGTGACTGATGGTTCAGGGTCCTTTAGAAGCTGAAGTAGGTTTTGTACAGAAATGGTGCAAGTTTTAGAGAGGCTACTGTAGAAGCAGTATTTGCCTGAGTAGATGCTATGAGGAGCAGAGACAGTTTGTCACAGAAG contains:
- the LOC130863892 gene encoding olfactory receptor 2G3-like, which encodes MINSSVNGDFILMGFSDQPELERRLFIVILISYLLTLVGNAIIILISSIDPKLKTPMYFFLTHLSLVDICFTTSIVPQLLWNLKGPAKTITVVGCAVQLYVSLTLGSTECILLAVMAFDRYAAVCKPLHYVAVMNPQLCRALAGISWISGIGNALIQGTVTLWLPRCGHLWLHHFFCEVPSMIKLACVDIHANEVQLFVASLVLLLLPLALILTSYGYLVKTVMRIKSAQAWHRALGTCGSHLMVVSLFYGSITAIYIQPNSSYAHTHGKFISLFYTVMTPALNPLIYTLRNKEVKGALGRLFKRGSEVCK